cagcttTAATATATTTGAGGAAGCTATGAAAAATTTACTATTTTTGCAGTATGAAGTACGATTTTATTTTTACCCGTGTTTCTGAGCACTTCTGACATTTAAAATTCCAGATCTGAACAGGAACCTGAGCATTTCAGATGTGTTAAAGGCTTCAGATACCTACTGCAAACTAAAGACAAAGTCCCTCTCACAGTCTGCGATCCATACCgttcatttaaaatatgactATTATAGGCTACTGATGCGCCTGCTCTCAAAAGGTattaagacagaaaaaaggatATTGTATCTAGAATAGTGTGTAATTACATCCTACATCAAACTGATGCATTCTTAACTCTaaacttatatttaatatatcagaaATACATAGGAGCGGGCGCCAGTTTGTGGAAGCTGCCATGTTCCCCTGCCCCTGAACTTATGGCTAACTGCGTTTTACATATGTGGCTAAGTGTGCAGGAGATGAGCCTTGTTAGTAGAGACCTATTCCCTGAgtatttccatgtatttatttatttattttcatttattaattcaAACATTGATATTTAGTGTTCCTGTATTGATTTTAACGACTTGTAACGCAGAAAAATTTCATAGTATGAAGATGACAGTTTGTAAGTGTAaggtgagactttttttttttaaactttattatattttacatcAGCAGTCGACTGATGTATAGTGCCAGTGCAATCACACGATCCTCATTGGTTCTACTCCTGTAATCCTTCCCTCTTGTAATatatgcttgtttttaaatgggcTGACCTTCGTGTACAGTTAATAGAATTTGTCTCCAGTCTAACACTGTCTTCTCCTGCAGCAGCATCCAGTGACAAAGGGGAGAAACCTCAGGGTAAAGAAAAGAAGACTGAAGAGCCATGTGTTTCTGCAGCCATCCGTCCATCTATTCCTCCATCTCCAGAGAGAAGGATCTCGTCACCATCCACTGAGCGAGTGAAGGAAGCAACAGAAAGAGGAATGGTTAAAGTGAAAGAAGAAGCGGTAGAAGCTTTggtgaaggaaaaagaaagtcaGGCAGGTGAAAAGGTGCAGAAACGAGAGATAAAAGCGACTGATGATCATGAACAAGATTTGGAGATCCAAGAGATGGATTGTAAAAAGGGAAATGTGAAGGAGCTGGTAGGTGGTTCTCCCTCCTCAGCCTCTGCTTGCACAGATATTAACAGCATTGTGGACAGACATCTTGGTGACTTCTCCTCTGAGATTCAGCTGCTCCTGCAGGAGGAGAGCACCCACTATAACTTACCTCAGTATCCTCACTCGACTTTAATCACAGCAACACCTACACCACAACACACAATGTCCTACGCCTCCGTGTCTCAGTTTTCACAGTATGTGTCCTTCTACAACCCCTGCCCTTCCGTGCAGGACTACGTGGACTCACTAAAGGACGGCATTAACAGCATGATAACAGAGTTTGATGATGGCTGGCGAGAGCGCAAGCCCGAACTCAGTGGGACTAACCCTGACTCCACTTTAGCGAATACAGTCAGTGCTTTTGTGGCCAGCGTTCGAGCAGCTAATACTACAGGCAGAGATGACGAGGGGTCTGCTTCCTGTGATGAGTGGACAGCTGCTGACTCTGGCACCACAGTCAGTCAAAGCCTAGCGCTCTCCAGAGGAAATGAAGCGTGGCTGCCAGACAGCACAACCTACAGGAATCCCACAAGTTCTCATGTTTCTTTATCAATTCCTACCCCCTCATCTGGTTTGATCTATGAGCCTGCAAACACTTCTGTCCTCTGCCCTCCACCTAGCACATCACCACATTCCCAGTGGACACCGCAGCAGAATGAAACTGTAGAAATCAGCAGGACAATCACTCAAGATGTCagccaaacacaggaaaacagcaCCACGAGGACTGTGCTatgtactgctgctgctgacagtgGGGGTGTTCTTCCAGCTAAAAACATTGTTGTGACTCTGCCGGGGCTAGGCGGCACTTCTGACCCTTTGGGAGAAGCTTCCAATCCCTCTAAACCGGCATCCAGCCCGAGCTCTGTACCTGTCGCCAAGCCCAGTGTGGGGACCGCACCCCCTGCCACAGACCTGAGCTCCCTGATCAGCCAGTTGCAGCCAGATGTGTTCAACAGCCTGGTGGAGATCATCAAAGAAGTCAAGAAAAACTCCCTGCAGTTCTACATCCACTGCACTGAACCAGGAGACAAGGTCACCAAAGATATAAaggtagcctcatgggcagctCAGTTCACACTACACGAAGAGCCAAAGGAAAGTCCccagaatgtttttttatttttattttttaactgtttttaaatttggatttcctttacttatttataaataaacaGCTTGACTACTTTGACAAGATGATCTCAAGAAAATCGCAAATAGAGACTGTTTAACATGTCAAATATGAAAGAGGTAGTGCCAGTTATATTAATGCTAAAGGAGCTAAACACaaagctgttgctgctgctgcgtaCGATGAGTTGACCAATTTTCTTTGTTGGTATAAATGTGTATAATCTCTGGTTAAAGTGAagagttattttatttgtgtttatgttttgtgtgtgacgTTATGTTGTAGGAACTCCTGCTGAAGCAGGGTAACGTGGAGCAGAATCCGATCACCTTTCTGAGCCAAGAAGACCCTGACAACAGGCTCCTGGTCATCATTAAGAACAAGGACATAGCTGGACATGTACACAAGGTAGTTAACAGCTGTAAAGTCTTGACGGACTCTGCTTTAATCCACACGTTTTGTCTGATGATGACTGCGCCGGTTGTGGTTAAGTGGAGCTTACTGTAGTGTACTGTAGACATCAGCTGTTTTCACTCAAGCTCTCCAGGCctcgtttttttttaagacaccAGGCACTGCTGCATGTGAGTGAACCTGCAGCTTCTTAGTACAGTGCAAATAAAGGGTCTAGTAGTCCCGTGCAGTAAGAAGTCTCATGTGTCCTACCTCCTACGCagaatatttccagcagtgtcAACATGTTTGAAGCGCAAGTGGTTTGGGCTGTGAGTTTACCTTTAAGGGAATGGGATTATATTTTATGTACTGATTTTGTCATCTTTGttctttctaaatgtactttaagaagtttgtagtgcagtaaGGGTAACATGACACgacacaaacattaaaaaagggtattgatttgtaaataattGGACATGAGTAACTTAAgcttattatataatattatactaCTGTATATTTCAAATGACCTCAGCAGCTCTTTCTCTAAAGATGTAATGCATTCTGGGGTCAGCTTAAAAGAAAGGCATATGTGAAATGTAAACCTGAGGTCAGAGTTCAAATGTGATCTTTGGATGCAAACTATAATCCCagagttttaaaaataagtttaaCGTTATTTGACCTTGCAGAGGTCAAATGTAATGTTGTTGCTCACTAGCTGTATAAAGTTTCTGTGAGATTTGTCCATTTGTGTAGCTCTtcattattaacctttatttaaccaggagtTAACAGACCTGTACAAGCACCCCTTTGATCacacagaaccagaatcagttTTTATTGAGCAGGTTGTGTACACATAGAAGGTAGTAGGGCTCCGATTATTTCTTTGCTGTTTGCACAATACTGACAACGTGACATCAACATGACACAATAACGACATGTATACCAGATTTATGTGCAAAAGTGCCGAGTCCAACCCTGTTGGAATAAATTttggaatatatatatgtatgtgtatatatatgtatatgtacttTTATACTGCAAAGTAGAAGGAGTAAAACCAATGCAGAGGCTCGTGTGATCACGCTGGCATTATGCATCAATTATGTGCTGACTTGATGGCCTGGACAGGAAAGACCAGCGCACTTAGAGCTTAAATGCTCTAACACAACACTTGTGTGCACTTTTAAATGTAACACTGCAAACAAACAATGTCTGTTGTGATTTCTGCCTTCTCTGTGGCAGGCGCTAACTATAGGACAAAGATTAGTACAAATACCAATGACAGGTTTTCCacatatttttgattttaatatGTATGTGCAGTATGCTGCAGAGGTTCCTGCAGTACTTAGCTGTCAGCGGCTGCACTTTTTATGTGCCACTGCTGTGAGGAATTGAGTTTTTCATGCTTGACCGATGTTTTGCTGTAGATATTGAGTCATGAGAAGCCCACattgaaaacacacatacagcagctttgtttatgtgtttgtgttgctgtcaGATCCCAGGGCTGGTGTCTCTGAAGCGACACTCCGCTGTGGTGTTTGTGGGAATCGATACGCTGGATGACATCAGGAACAACAGCTACAATGAGCTGTTTGTAGCCGGAGGCTGCATCGTATCAGACGAGCTGGTCCTCAGTCCAGACTGCATCACTCACGGTAGGTCAGAGAATCAGAAAGCAGCCAtgtaaatgtatgtatgtaaatgtaGTGGGAAAAAATCACATCTACACATGGAgaaaattttgtttttcacaaagataaaaacagattttatctTTTCTGTCAATCAAAACAAATGCATTACTTATATAACTGGAGTGTTAATTAATGAAATGCTTTTCTACAGAACGACTGGCGGCACTGCTGATGTTCCTGGAACAGCACAGTTCTCTAGAGAATGTTTGGAGGTGGAAGATTCACTGCAAAACgcacaaaaaattaaaagaacaagCCAGGTAGTAGATCTGCTTCTCACTGTGTAATGAACAGCCTTTAGCCATTTTAGAAACTATAGGtgtcacatttcaaaacaagtttcttttaaattagtttAGGCTTTACAGATTAACTGCTATATAATTCTAGCAGGATATataaacttttactttaaaaactttaaaggaATTAAAAGAATACATGTGAAACTAACCTTAACTGTAAACAGGTCATTGGTGACCTTGTGGATAAAATGTCACACTATTCAGTATTCCAAGCTGGAATACATTCTGACTGGAGAGGTGTGGTTGAATGGTAACAAAATACATAGTATAATGAGATTAAAACAGCTTTATAAAAGTGCACATGTGCTTTAACACATTATAAGAACTATACAATAATTTAACTAtacacttaatttaaatatataaatataaatacacagtacagtactggtacagtatagtacagagacagacaggcagagaaTTGATGAGTTGAGTATGGTGATAGCTTTGGGGAAGAAGCTATTCCTGAGTCTGTTTGTTCTGGCCCGTATGGATCTGAAGCGCCTGCCAGAGGGCAGTAGGTTGAAAAGATGGTAGCCGGGGTGGGTAGTGTCCTTCAAGATGTTTCTGGCCCTGCTGAGACAACGGGAGTGTTAGATGGCAGACGAGGGCAGGGGACAGCCGATGATTTTTTTGTGCTGTATCTACCACCCTCTGCAGTCCCTTCTTGTCTTCCTCCGTGCAGCTGGTGTGCCACACTGTCACTGCATAGGTCAGCAGGCTGTCGATGGTGGATCTGTAGAAGGTCACCAGCAGCAGGGCGTTTAGTTGCTTCTTCCTGAGCACCCTTAGGAAGTGTAGCTACTGTTGGGTCTTCTTGATTAGGGGCGTGGTGTTAGCTGACCAGGAGAGGTCTGCAGAGTTTTGGACGTCAAGGAATTTGAAGGACTCCACTCGCTCTACACGTTCTCCGTTTATGTGCAGGGGGGCAGCTCTGTTCCAACAGTAAGATGTTTGAAGAAGCATCTACATCCTCCTGCTGGCTGAACGTGGATGATTTGTGTATGTTTGATCATCAGATTCAGGAGAGAAGCAGCCAGCCTGCTGGATTTGCTGTCAGCTTATCAGAAGCGGCAGATCGTGGAGTTCCTCCCTTATCATCACTGCGACATGATGAACCGTCAGTCGCCTGACCTGGACTGTCTAATCGAACTGCAGGGACGATACACGCAGTACCGACACACGATCTTCCTCACAGGTACGTATATTTGAGCAGGCGTGACTCTCAGGGCACCTGATTAATACTGGTGACCATAGGAGCGGTGTGCCTGAAGTGCATTTATAGGATGATAAATTCCACCAATAAACATTTGATCATTTGATTGGTCGGGTGGTTAATCAAATTTTCATGTTGTTCATGATTTTGGCTTCAATTAGTTATGAATGACAAATCTTCATGTTCTGTGCACAGTATGACTGCATGTGCAGCGGCTCAGCTGACTGTTAAGTTAATATGTCATGTGATTAACATGAGAAAATAATCTcatcattctttttttaaattttttttttattcagagcATCATAATGAGAAGTTCACGGCCTACTCCAGCGGGGGCATCATTGTTGCCAATATCGATGAAATTCTGCACAACTTCTCCCAAATAGTTGGTTGTCATGACATCAAGGCAAAGCAGCCAATCATAGATGACATGTTGTCTCCCAAAGGTGCCAAAGGTTTGAAATGTCTGCTCTACCATCTCTCCATCTTTTCTGTTTCTCCTACTTTACTCCTATACTGACACTCCTTCTCTCCTTCCGTCTCCTTCTCTTCAGAGTCATGTTTTAAAGTCATGTTTTAGAGATAACATGCAttcatttaactttaaatgcaGCCCTGTCATCCATTCTGATGGGAGTACTCCTCTCTCCTCAGGTGTCGGGGGTCAGCTGAGTCATAGTGACTGTGTCTCGGGTCCTGAATGCTCCCTGTCCATCTTTCCAGAGCACAACCACTCGCTCTCCTCTATCACCCAACCACAGCAGCTTCCACAGCCCAGCTCCGGCTTCCCAACCTCTGTCCCTCACCCCTCTGACCAGCTCGTCCCTGACGCCTCCTGTAAGGACGGGGTCCCTCGCCACTCAGACGCTGACTGTGAGGTTCTTCGACAGGCCATCTTACAACTGCGGGCAGAGCGTCAGGCGCAGCTGcaacagcttcagcagcagcagcagcagttggaGTCCCAGGCAGAGTTGAGCATTAACCCTGTGAAAGGCTTCCTACACAGTCCCTCCTCTCCTTTGGGTCAGGGAGGTCCTCCTGACGCAGTACAGCTTACTCCAGGCAGGAAAGCCGTGGCAGCCACACTGGACTCAATTCACTCGGTACTGCAGCCAGAGCTGAGAAGCAGGAGAGAGGACAAGGTGGAGCCTGGTACAGAGggatggaggagaggaggaagtgcAGGGAGAGAGGCTGAAGATCAGAGAGGCAGCACTCCAGTGCGAGTGGTGGGCTCACAGGCAGGAAACCAGGCTACTGGCAATAATGGCACGCCAGCCTTTCCGAGCAATCAGAACGCAGCTGTAGTGACAGCGTTGAGCAATCAGACACACAGCGAAGCAGATCAACATGGAGAGCCTGCGTTTTCCAAAGCAGACGAAAGTAGTGCACCGCCCTGCACCACctgtccagcagagggcgaGGACAGAACAAGGTAACATAACACGCTGGTTTGAGTCCTGCTCTTTTTTTACAGGCCAGTTTGTAATATGACTGCAATATTAACACTGTTCGAGTATtcatataaaatacaaacagaattTTTCGACTTACCTTTAGAGCCGCAAGTGGCCCTTAGTGCAACTGCACTTTCTGGCACTTCTGTGTACACTTCATTTTGTGGCCCAGAGGTTTCCATGTGATGCTGACATGCATCCATAAAAGCTGTGCTGATTTCAGTTTTCAACCTCTGACAGTCCGGTTCCTGCTCAgtctcttcttctgcttctctttCTGTAGTGAAACAAAAGCCAGCTATGAACAGCCAATAACAGAAGAGGCAGCACCACCGGGCAACAGTGAGGTACCTGGAAACATCACCTCGGTCACAAACCACGAGAGTGTCTCACATCCTGCTCTGCCCCAACTACAAATCCAGCACCCTCAGCAACATGTGAGCGAGCAGCAGCAGGGTGCTACACACCTGCAGTACCAACCGCCCAGCCAGCGGGGCATTGGTCTCCTTCACCCCCACCTACCTCGAGTCCACAGACAGCCTTTTCACCGGGCCCCCATGCTGGGGCCCCTGAATGCCCTGGGAGGAATCAGGGGCCTCCTGGGGCAGCCACCCCTGTGGCCTGGAGGTTTAGGCCCTGTAGGTGCTGTCCCGCTGGTCTGGGGTTTCCAGCAGGCAGCTATGGACTTCACGGGTCCTTCACTGCTGGGAGGGTACCACAGCCCTGCAGGTCCGGGTGGCTTCAGGTACAGAGGGGGGCAGCGAGGAGGCTTTAATGGGACGTAGACAACCAGCAGATTAAACTATGACCCCAGAAAACTAACAGCCTGGAGTCTGAACAGGCCAAACTCTGACAGGTGTCCACGCTCTGTttccaacaacaaaacaaaaaagatcatCGTTTTAGCCAGGTTATTGCACCACAAAAAAAATTCATGTTGTTTGTGGTTCAAAAGTGGAGTAGAGTAGAGTCTTAAAGTATGCAAGCTTCAGATGGTTTGTATAGTCTGCTTCTGATCCTGAATCATCCCAGGAGGTCAAAGAATCTGCATGTTTCTGTCAGTCAGGGCTCATCACCTCTTTTTATGTGCAAGACCGTGTCTTGAAAATGCCGCACACTAATTTTATATCAGTGCTGCAGGTCTTTGTACAGTATTCAAACTTATAAACACAAACTTTTTCAACCTGTACTCCTGCAGGGCTGTTCTTAAACCCCAGGAGatatgtgaatgtgtgaatcaGCAataagttgttttcttttaaatcaagtttctgatgtttttcatttaaaacatcaaaaatgtgaaaatgttatTTCTCACATAAAAATATTGACTGTCAAGCCCTCCTGTAGTTGTTTTATGCACCTAAGAGTGACTGAAATGTCTGAAGACATTTGTCTCTGATGGCTGGCAGTCTGAGATCAGATCAAAAAATGTTGTCCTCAActattttctgtctcttacTGAAGTTCTGCAGCCTCCAAAAACCTCAAAGCACCAAATATGTATGTCTgtttgaaaaacactgaaagatgAAGCCCTTTCTCAGTTTTTGGACATGATCGAGAGATAAAAACAAGCACAGCAATTGGTGTACCTCAGTCACAGAAGAATTCAGTACTGATGTGGATACAGGGCAGGTTCTGACTGAATGAAGGGTCTCATTTAAATCAGTATCATCTGGACCTTAAGTGTGACTCTTATTACTCTGAGTGGTAGTCCCATTTTCCCAGATTCCCTGAACGCACCAGTTTCACACTCTGGGAACGTTTAATaagtaaagtttttgttttgttgtgaagatgttttgtttttgtggaaaaTGGCACTGCAGAGTAACCTGTACCGGAGGCTGACAAACAGACTGCCTCATACCTGTGGACGATGTTTATATCCTGTAAAAAAGTTTAGTTTGTACAGAGTGTTTTGGTTGTTACACTCTGAGCTGTTTGTGTTAAATTTTATGTAGGGAGAGACTCTGGAATGGACCGGTTTTAacttaaagcattttttatgttttttttttttttttatatcagatttttttgtattaaaataataaacgtTATATAAAACTTTTGTGCTCTGAATGCAGTTCTAACAGTCGGCATTAATGTTGAGGTTTTCCAAAGTTTCTGACTGATATCTTTTTCCCTTTCCTCTTGCACGGTGCTGCTGTGGCGCTCTTTCTGCCTGCGAAAATCACGCAGTAGCTGCTCCGAGTCACTGGTGTCAGTAATTCCAAACATTGTAACAGGTGGATGAAGCCACAGTGATGTTGATATTATTTATCATGAAGACATCAAGCTGCCAAAGTCCTGAATGCTTCATGTGTTTACACACTGTTTAAATACGTTAACCAAGACTCACAGACAACTCTTCTGGCGCAGTGTCAGTCAGTTTGGATTCAACTAGAAGAAGGGCTGTGTGTTGGAGATGACCCATATTATTAGAGATATCCCCTCATTGTTACTGCCTGAAACTCTTCACAGTGCTCTCCCTCCTGAGCTTCtggctcacagggattactgTACATACACTTACCTCATGTAAAACTGTCTCAGAACCAGGGAACCAAACCAGAACAAAAATGAATCTGACCAGAATGAACTGGTGTCAGCATGTTTTAACTAACTATgcataaaagaaatgaaagtcagtatAAACCACAGGTTTCcaaacatttaattacatttaaaataaattaaaaaatacatcagcacaatgaaaatcacacagaaacacagcttCTTAggcagcagaaaataaagaaacatttgtTCCTCACTTCTCTGcaggaaaaaatggaaaaactcaACAGTTGTCAGATACCATGTCattcttataaaaaaaaaagtgcatttaaaaataaaatacgttCCTCATGTAACGCAATTCACCAAGAAACTCAGCCAGTGAGCAGCAGGAGAAAGACTTCCCGTTTGGAGGAGGCGTTTCAGTGCTGTCTGTTTGAATTAACTTTTGCGTCTCTTAGAGAAAACCTCATATTTGAAGTTTTAGCCACTAAAATTTGATAAATTTTCCCATCAGGCTGTGAACTCTAACAGCCTCCCTCAGAGAAAAGGGACAGATTTTTTACTTGAACTCAGGGACTTGTGAGGAACgaacaaaaaacacagcaaaaataaactgAGGCCACAGGATGATATACGTCACCTCATTCTGCCGTCTTGTTCCAAAAACAGCTCCCAACGTAACCCACAATGAAACTCAACCACCAACCTCAGCAGAGATGAgttgtatgtaaaagatggacatcCAGGTCTGAGAGGTGAAACTAACACAGTTGATCAATACAGAAGCTGGCATTGCTACAGCTCGGGTTTTGATTATTGCAGATAACAGGCTCTGTGGGAAAGACTAGTAAAATTCACTAATTTTACTGTTAAACTCAAAACAGACTACACTACAGTTACATGACTTTAGGGGTGTGGCCACTGAGCTCCTGTGTTTGGCTCGATTAGACTTAATGTTCCCCGACAGCTTCTGTCGTCTTGTTAGCAACCTGTTAATAAAGAATCTTCTTTAGGGCAAGTAAAAGCTTCAAGTATTTTAAGtagaactaaatgtaaaaatgtctaAAAGTCCTGTTGAGCACCAACCATAAgtaattaaaaacataattgaAACTGAAGACTGCATGTTTATGGTCaccagtcaaaaaaaaaaaaaaaaggataaaatttTTTAAGGCGGGTGTGACATGTCACTATCCTACGAGCATTTTAGTTACATCCACACCTCATCTGCAATGCCTAGTTTCAAAAGCATCAACTAACAAatgggtgatgtcacagtggctatgtccatcttttatatacagtctaaggCCACCCCTTGTTGGTGGTCTGTAGGTGGGGCCTCGATACTACAAAGGATTTCATCTTTAGCTATGATGATTATCATCAGGCTTTCATATCTGCTCAGTGCCCACGTCCACATCACTGGTTCACTGTCACATTCAAGTACACCTGCAGAGCGCTGGACGTTGCGTTCAAGTACACCTGCAGAGCGCTGGATGGTCAGTTTCCCGTCAGAGTCTTTAGCTCTGAGCTTCAGCCACCACGGCGTCCGACTCGTGGACCACTCCCCTCTGCAGCTCTGAGGGATGAGTTTACTCTGACATATTCACACCAGTTCAGCTTTTATGCAGcatgaacctttttttaaaggctttttttttttttttaaggacgaTTAtaaaccaggaaaaaaaaaaataaaaaaaattccctgGTTTAGAATGACCCCCAAGAAAAGGGCAAACTTTGTATGCCTATCCAACCAGAACATTTTCAAGAATCCTGCTAGTAGACAAGCAACATTGCAATTTCAGCTTTCAGCTTTAACAGAATTTAAACTTCGCTGTGTCCCCaatgttaaataaatgtaatattaagaaaaataatgatttaattTGGGTTTTTTATAAAAGAGCAGCTCATGAGAGCTACAACCATCTCTGGAATATTTACTCTTCCTTTTTGTGCAGTGGGAAGAAGAGTTTATGGAGAATTACACTCAGTGACTCATTCAGGGGTTATTCTGCTTGAACTCATTGTTAGATTgttactgtttcactgttaaacTAAACTGTGTATCTCCTGGTCATAGGTGCAGGGGAGTCAACTACTGATTTGTGACATTTTAGTACGCTGATCATCTGTCCCCTCAAGGGTTGGACCTCCTGAGGTCATCAAGTCTGAAGGACTCTGTAGTATCAAAATAAATGCACTCACATGAGAGTGCTGAGGTTTTATTTGACACAGGTCGGAGGTCACGTGCGGTGTGATGTCGAGGGAATCCGGTGCTTGTCGTGATGCTTCCGGGAAGGATTCAGATCTGACTCTAGCTCCCGCTGCTTCAGTAACAAACCCTgagagcacacaaacacagtttgtACAGGTGAGGATGCTCATCACTCATCGTCTTCATGTGGATCAACACAGGCGTGACGGGGAAACTATTCTGCTCATTTTGAGGCAACTGAATTTACTGAGAAGAGGAGAGCGGCAGACTGCTGGGTTTGTAATACACTGGCGGAAACACTGTAACAGACTCTGTAACAAGACTTCAGGAGAATCAGCAGATAAAGACAGCAGACTTTATCTGCTAACCCTGGTTTCAGGGTCATCATACATTATTAGTGAGTAATAATGAATGATGACCCTGACAAAACTAAGTCGGAGAATGATTACTtcctggctctctttcacagtgtgtcttttgtcccgtcTCCCTCCCCCAACCCCCTACCAGCAGATGGCtggcccctccctgagcttggttcttTAGGTTTAatcctgctaaaagggagtttttactTCCCATTGTTGCCAAGCGCTTGCTCACAGCaggttgtttgattgttggggttttctctgtaagGACACCttgtgtgtggggttttttgagTGTGTTACCTGGCGGAGCTGAGCCAGGCCTCTGAGGATCTCCTGCTGTCGGTGTATGTGGGTGTTACGAAGCAGCTCTGGGTGGAGGAGGGGGTCTCGATGTGATGGAGGAGGCGCTCCTATAACAGGAGAGAACATTTATTTAGATGCAAACTGATGCACAGTAACATGCTCAgaggtttttctctgcatttatgTGCCGCTGTTTCCAAGTTTGCTACC
This DNA window, taken from Astatotilapia calliptera chromosome 5, fAstCal1.2, whole genome shotgun sequence, encodes the following:
- the tasora gene encoding protein TASOR isoform X2, which produces MDDSSLPRREAGRSRRVSAAAELGANVSLQDGEVIDLTPSRESQPGADRPGAAGGRMERRNSAPHIVHKRHMPKEPYKFHIPKKTEEKKALFQYVSTESREYEDMMTILTSSYIDTNSAGCFTYSIPRLVYSELLEKEFVEKRKEMKAEGRTDKELEECYCFLLTDTQKLPLLCEKGLFVGQSWITVLGNPSKGVYLSRYSDLLQMSSLTPGTTGEIVIFKVMKGKVKSIYENMKNLLDPTPRFDSHISKNASKVTSLNSYRAFELTQQYFYEYSFDELRQRPRQVCPYAVVSFQLKGKDSPLPSAPVAPIRSNSQSAEGSKEHAQFTVWTGDLVKGDRVLFQISLCSLSPPFLPHKLPEKLEIGHLMRLDQVTNLLPASLFSYNLYNSRQEVVKNGYYCSLLEVMDRNRSKTSVTRLLHELEIKRVVIVTPLIDKGFLFLLSSVQMATPTERGENWKRCLQALFVFPETRDVSKTAPHSGFSSHDASESQTSGAAVMSRLSQFIPAMHHALLKVRANPPPELSAGVERQAREYLIGLKDGKVRQYPMGEYDSQMDDKEKSVAAPIHHRVNLEGYLRSYLYSPAFYLLSAARARLLLEAHCGIEQPHQEARARKRDATEKEATGNTRHGQTNTQKMQQLIDLVLTCKRNAENEVKREEGGGLQAPGRKRKMEQQAAERALKYLKASQEPIRHSKIPVEGNQVSLSPVSFTSVIGSLGLKDTDLREDGSELATKLLSLLTSLDQAARGTANQSLYEAQEDGLRGSYPFDKLATKLGLPTNCDIDLRKQDELEEQTAGSVSSLEGFSPSSHSGEMNHHGAAARGGRRELGKKMEFDEDDDEEYEIPWVLIPITGLNSERYALGDRNIPHDPRFLHLTMATSITTTTNPPRQSPTLSPEPRSPPSPSLCPSPEASLPPSPSQCPSPDPSPPPSPSQCPSPDPSPPPSPSQCPSPEPSPPQSPTQCPSPQPSSPPSPSLEASPPPHTFSQPNELSLLNKNHKSANEELLTSMASREFAASSDKGEKPQGKEKKTEEPCVSAAIRPSIPPSPERRISSPSTERVKEATERGMVKVKEEAVEALVKEKESQAGEKVQKREIKATDDHEQDLEIQEMDCKKGNVKELVGGSPSSASACTDINSIVDRHLGDFSSEIQLLLQEESTHYNLPQYPHSTLITATPTPQHTMSYASVSQFSQYVSFYNPCPSVQDYVDSLKDGINSMITEFDDGWRERKPELSGTNPDSTLANTVSAFVASVRAANTTGRDDEGSASCDEWTAADSGTTVSQSLALSRGNEAWLPDSTTYRNPTSSHVSLSIPTPSSGLIYEPANTSVLCPPPSTSPHSQWTPQQNETVEISRTITQDVSQTQENSTTRTVLCTAAADSGGVLPAKNIVVTLPGLGGTSDPLGEASNPSKPASSPSSVPVAKPSVGTAPPATDLSSLISQLQPDVFNSLVEIIKEVKKNSLQFYIHCTEPGDKVTKDIKELLLKQGNVEQNPITFLSQEDPDNRLLVIIKNKDIAGHVHKIPGLVSLKRHSAVVFVGIDTLDDIRNNSYNELFVAGGCIVSDELVLSPDCITHERLAALLMFLEQHSSLENVWRWKIHCKTHKKLKEQARFRREAASLLDLLSAYQKRQIVEFLPYHHCDMMNRQSPDLDCLIELQGRYTQYRHTIFLTEHHNEKFTAYSSGGIIVANIDEILHNFSQIVGCHDIKAKQPIIDDMLSPKGAKGVGGQLSHSDCVSGPECSLSIFPEHNHSLSSITQPQQLPQPSSGFPTSVPHPSDQLVPDASCKDGVPRHSDADCEVLRQAILQLRAERQAQLQQLQQQQQQLESQAELSINPVKGFLHSPSSPLGQGGPPDAVQLTPGRKAVAATLDSIHSVLQPELRSRREDKVEPGTEGWRRGGSAGREAEDQRGSTPVRVVGSQAGNQATGNNGTPAFPSNQNAAVVTALSNQTHSEADQHGEPAFSKADESSAPPCTTCPAEGEDRTSETKASYEQPITEEAAPPGNSEVPGNITSVTNHESVSHPALPQLQIQHPQQHVSEQQQGATHLQYQPPSQRGIGLLHPHLPRVHRQPFHRAPMLGPLNALGGIRGLLGQPPLWPGGLGPVGAVPLVWGFQQAAMDFTGPSLLGGYHSPAGPGGFRYRGGQRGGFNGT